The following nucleotide sequence is from Pedobacter sp. PACM 27299.
GCTTTAGATGCAGGAATGACGCTTAAATTGTTATTTGAGCAATTGAAAGACCTGCGTAAAACTGTGAGTATCCCTGTTTTATTAATGGGATACGTCAATCCTCTATTACAATATGGCGTAGCTAACTTTTGCAAATCATGTGCAGAAGTAGGAGTAGACGGCTGTATTGTTCCTGACCTTCCAATGGCGGAATACGAAGAATTATATGCAGAAGATTTTAAAGCACAGGGCTTAACCAATATCTTCCTGGTTACGCCTCAGACTGCGCCGGAAAGAATTCAAAAGATCGATGGTTTAAGCAATGGCTTCATCTACCTGCTGTCGTCATCTGCAACCACCGGACAAAATTTAAGCGTATCAGAAGGTACAGAAGCTTATTTCTCCAGAATTGCAGATTTAAAGCTAAAGAACCCAACTATGATTGGTTTCGGCATCAGCAGCAAAGAAACTTTTGATAAAGCTTGTCAGTATGCTAACGGAGCCATCATCGGGACTGCCTTTGTGAAAAGCCTGAAAGCCGATGATGTATCCGGTAGTGTAAAAGAATTTATGAAAACATTTAAGCCGTAAGCGCTTTCTTTTTGTGGATGGATTTCAGGTAGATAAAACCTGCTAATCCAGCAATTATGGAGGCACAGAGGATGGCAAATTTGGCCTCCGTCACGTGCATCTCGTCGCTGAAAGACAATAGGGAAATAAAGATCGACATGGTAAAACCGATTCCGGCAAGCATCCCCAATCCGATGATGTGCTTCCAACCGGATCTGGAAGGTAAAGTCCCTAGTTTGAGCTTTACCGCCACCCATGAAAATAAAGTCACCCCTATTGTTTTTCCGACAAATAAGCCCAGGATAATTCCCATTCCAAGCGGCGAAACCAATCCACCTAACATCTCTTTCTGAAAAGTAATGTTTGTATTTGCCAGGGCAAAGATGGGCATGATAAAGTAATTTACCGGGCCGTTTAACAGGTGTTCAAGTTTTTCCAGCGGAGATTCAATATTTGTCTTGTTGCAAGGAATAGTGAAAGCTAATAATACCCCTGCAATAGTCGCATGAATACCGGAATGATGGATAAAATACCAAAGGAAGACACCTGGAATCAGGTAAAAATATAAGGCTTTTAAGTTCAGATAATTGAACAGGAATAAGACGGCCAACACGCCTGCCGCCATTAATAAGTAATCAAAATGAACCTCACTGGTGTAAAAAACGGCAATCACCAGAATGGCACCAAGGTCATCTACGATGGCTAAGGCTGCTAAAAATACTTTTAAAGAGGTAGGTACGCTCTTGCCCAGCATAGAAATAATGGCCAGTGCAAAGGCAATATCAGTAGCCATTGGAATACCCCATCCACTCGCAGTAGGAGATCCTGTATTGAATGCAAAGTAAATTCCAGCGGGAACCAGCATTCCACCTAATGCAGCAATAACAGGTAAAGAGGCTTTCTTCAAAGAGGACAGCTCTCCTTCCAGTAGTTCTCTTTTGATCTCCAGACCTACCAAGAGGAAAAATACAGCCATTAAAGCATCATTGATCCATGCAGATACGGTATAAGAGATGCTGGTGCTGCCAAAATTAATGCCTAATTCGGTAGTCAGCAGATTTGCAAATCCTGTACTAAAAGAGGAGTTTGCGATAAATAAAGAGATTGCTACACAAACCAGCAGGATAACTCCCCCAATTTGTCCGGAACGGAAAAAATCCCTGAATGCTTGTAAATTTAATAGTTTCGCCATGTGCTAAAGATAAGATTCGAGCTGGAGTTAGGCAACAGTTTAAAGGAGACTTTCCAGATCGCCTTTACCTTCACGGATAATTTCAAAGGTTCCGGAAGTACAATCTACTACTGTAGAAGGTTCATTATCACCGTAACCACCATCAATTACCAGATCCACACTGTCTTCATATTTTTCATGGATTAATTCCGGATCTGTAGAATATTCAATCACTTCATCATCGTCCCTAATAGAGGTCGATAAAATCGGGTTTCCCAGCATTTTCACAATTTCTCTGGCAATGTCATTGTCCGGTACCCTGATCCCTACTGTTTTCTTTTTAGAACTCAGTAGCTTGGGCACATTGTTGCTCGCATTGAAAATGAAAGTAAAGGGGCCGGGAAGGGCTTTCTTCAAGACCCTGAAAGTAGCGGTATCTATCGGTTTGACGTAATCTGAGATGTGTCTCAAATCAGAGCAGATGAACGAGAAATTAGCCTTCTCAGGCTTGATGCCACGTAGTCGACAAATTTTCTCTACTGCTTTTTGATTGGTAATGTCGCAGCCTAATCCATAAATAGTATCGGTGGGATAAATGATGATGCCTCCTTTTTTCAAGACTTCAACAACTTCTTCAATTGCCTTGGGATTTGGATTTTCAGGATAGATTTTTATGAGCATGTGTAAATTTACACAATCTTTATACCGATTTTGGTTTATTGTTGTTGTAATGGTATGTTTTCATTAAATTATCCTTTATGAGAAAAGCTTTTATCGCAATTGCTGCATTTTTGGTGAGTGCTACGCTGATGATCAGCTTCGCCTGGCCACCTTTTTATTGGGCATTTATTTTTATTGGCCCAATCATTCTGCTTGGTATATATGATTTATATCAGCCCAAGCACAGTATAGTCAGAAATTATCCGGTATTGGGTAGATTAAGGTATCTGGCGGAAGACCTTCGTCCAAAAGTATACCAGTATTTTGTAGAAAGTGATACCAATGGAAAACCTTTCAGCAGGTTAAACCGATCGCTCATTTACCAGCGTGCAAAGCGGGAGAATGATACGATTCCATTTGGAACCCAGCTCGATGTTTATGAAAATGGGTATGAATGGCTAAGCCATAGCATCGCAGCGATCAGTCATACCGAATTAGATGAAGATCCGCGAGTATTGGTTGGTGGCCCTGAATGCAAGCAGCCTTATTCTGCGAGTATTTATAACATATCGGCCATGAGTTTTGGTTCTTTAAGTCAGAATGCAATTCTGGCGTTAAATGGAGGGGCAAAACTGGGAAACTTCGCCCACAATACCGGAGAAGGTGGAATCAGTGATTACCACGCCGGGCCCGGCGGAGATTTGATCTGGCAGATTGGTACCGGTTATTTTGGCTGCCGTCACCATGATGGGACCTTTAATTTCGAAGCTTTTGGAGAAAAAGCGAAAACAGCGCAAGTAAAAATGATCGAAATAAAACTTTCCCAAGGGGCTAAACCTGGGCATGGCGGGATTCTGCCGGCCAAGAAAGTGACTCCTGAAATTGCTAGAATTCGTTTGGTAAAAGAAGGTTTCGATGTGATCTCTCCACCAGCGCATTCGGCTTTTAAAACACCTTTAGAGTTGGTCGCTTTTGTACAAAAACTTAGGGAATTATCCGAAGGTAAACCCATTGGTTTTAAACTCTGCATTGGCCGGAGATCAGAATTTTTCGCCATTTGCAAGGCGATGTCTGAAACCGGAATATATGTAGATTTTATCACCGTAGATGGTGGCGAAGGTGGAACTGGTGCCGCACCGCAGGAGTTTTCAAATGCAGTAGGAATGCCATTAAGAGAAGGCGTTGCCTTTGTTTATGATGTGCTGACCGGCTTTAACTTAAAACAGCACATTAAGATTATTGCTTCAGGGAAAGTGGCTTCAGGTTTCGATCTGGTAAAAAACATCGCCCTTGGTGCAGATTTATGTAACTCTGCAAGGGGAATGATGTTTGCCCTGGGTTGTATTCAGGCTTTGGAGTGTAACAGTAATACCTGTCCGACAGGTGTAGCCACACAAGACCCAAGTTTGATGAAAGGTTTAGTGGTAGAAGATAAAAAGGTACGGGTACATAATTTCCATAAACTGACGGTAGGTAGCGCCGTAGAATTATTGGGTGCTGCGGGTTTACAGCATACTTATCAGCTCAGCAGGGCTTATATCAACAGGAGGATCGCTCCAAATGTGATGCAGTCTTATATGGAAACTTTCCCTTATATCCCGGAAGGAAGTTTATTGAAAACGCCTTATCCGCTGCGTTTTGAACTGGGAATGGCTTTAAGTACTTCCAGCAGTTTTGCACCTACAGATTACAAGGTTTCAATTGTAGATTACGCACATGCGAATTCCTTTAATGATAACCTGCCAACTGCAGCACAAAGTTAAGTGCAGCTGTGCCATTAAAGACAAAACAAAAAGGGCCGGATTTTTGAAGATCCGGCCCTTTTAAATGAAAATATATACAGCTTAAAATTCCGCGTTTTTTGGGAAGCGAGGGAAAGCAATTACGTCTCTGATATTCGTCATACCACTTACAAAAAGTACCAGTCTTTCGAAACCTAATCCGAAGCCGGAGTGTGGTGCAGATCCAAAGCGTCTGGTGTCTAAAAACCACCACATTTCTTCCTGAGAGATGTTTAACTCATCCATTCTTTGTGTCAGCTTGTCTAAGCGTTCCTCTCTTTGAGAACCACCAATCATTTCACCGATTCCAGGGAAAAGAATGTCCATTGCGGCCACTGTTTTTCTACCTTGAGCATCAGGCTCATTCTGGCGCATATAGAAAGATTTAATATCTGCAGGATAATCGGTTAAGATCACTGGTTTTTTGAAATGTTTTTCTACCAGGTAGCGTTCGTGTTCTGATTGTAAATCTGCTCCCCATTCGTCAATAAGATACTTGAATTGTTTCTTTTGATTCGGTTTAGAAGACCTTAAGATCGCAATCGCTTCCGTATAAGTTAAGCGCTCGAAGTCATTGTCTAAACAGAAGTTCAGTTTGTCAATTAAGGAAAGTTCAGAACGCTCATTCTGAGGTTTAGTTTTTTCTTCTTCTAACAAGCGGTTGTTTAAGAAGTCGATTTCCTCTTTACAATTCTCTAAAGCATATTTAATCACATACTTCATCATGTCCTCGGCCAATTGCATGTTGTCTTCCAGGTCTGCAAAAGCAACCTCTGGCTCAATCATCCAAAATTCAGCAAGGTGACGGGTAGTATTTGAATTTTCCGCTCTGAAAGTAGGGCCGAAAGTATAAATCTGTCCAAAAGCCATAGCAGCAAGCTCACCTTCTAATTGTCCGGAAACGGTTAGGTTAGTTGCACGGGCAAAGAAATCCTGTGAGAAATCTATTTTACCATCTTCAGTTTTTGGTGGATTCTCTAGGTCTAAATTGGTTACCTTAAACATTTCGCCAGCACCTTCTGCATCAGAAGCGGTAATGATAGGAGTGTGCATATAAGTAAACCCTCTGTCATTATAAAACTGGTGAATAGCAAAAGCTAAAGCATGACGCAATTTAAATACCGCATTGAAAGTATTGGTACGGAAACGTAAATGCGCGATTTCTCTTAAAAACTCCAGACTGTGTTTCTTAGGCTGTAATGGGAATTTCTCCGGATCACTATCACCTAATATTTCAATTGTATTCGCTTTAACATCAACTCTCTGTCCTTTACCAACAGATTCTACGATTGTACCAGTTACTGCAATGGCAGCGCCAGTAGTAATGCGTTTCAATAAATCTTCAGGGGTATTATTAAAGTCAACAACAATCTGGATGTTTCCCATGCAGGAACCATCATTGATAGCAATAAACTGATTGTTGCGGAAAGTACGCACCCAACCCATCACTGTTACTTCTCTGTCGAACTGCTCTGTCTCTAACAGGCTTTTTACTTTTTCTCTTTTGATCATGATTTTATTGTGGAGAGGTTCAAAAATAAGGATTTAATTGATTTTTTTTATGTTTCTTATTGTATTAAGTTTGCGAAGCGACATCTCAATCTTAATTAGCGTGCAATCGAATCATATCAAATCTTTTTGGCAAAAGGCCATAGGCGACATCGGGGAATTTTCTTTAGAGGAGCGTATTTTTAATACTATATGTATTTTTGCATTTTTTGCCCTGATGGTGGAAGCGCCATATAATTATTTAATGGAGCTTAAAGAATTGGCTTGGCTATGCTTTCTAGGCATGGTCTTTATTGTTGGACTGTATTACCTTTCCAAGATAAAAAGGAAAGCCAATCT
It contains:
- the asnS gene encoding asparagine--tRNA ligase, whose amino-acid sequence is MIKREKVKSLLETEQFDREVTVMGWVRTFRNNQFIAINDGSCMGNIQIVVDFNNTPEDLLKRITTGAAIAVTGTIVESVGKGQRVDVKANTIEILGDSDPEKFPLQPKKHSLEFLREIAHLRFRTNTFNAVFKLRHALAFAIHQFYNDRGFTYMHTPIITASDAEGAGEMFKVTNLDLENPPKTEDGKIDFSQDFFARATNLTVSGQLEGELAAMAFGQIYTFGPTFRAENSNTTRHLAEFWMIEPEVAFADLEDNMQLAEDMMKYVIKYALENCKEEIDFLNNRLLEEEKTKPQNERSELSLIDKLNFCLDNDFERLTYTEAIAILRSSKPNQKKQFKYLIDEWGADLQSEHERYLVEKHFKKPVILTDYPADIKSFYMRQNEPDAQGRKTVAAMDILFPGIGEMIGGSQREERLDKLTQRMDELNISQEEMWWFLDTRRFGSAPHSGFGLGFERLVLFVSGMTNIRDVIAFPRFPKNAEF
- the nhaA gene encoding Na+/H+ antiporter NhaA, with protein sequence MAKLLNLQAFRDFFRSGQIGGVILLVCVAISLFIANSSFSTGFANLLTTELGINFGSTSISYTVSAWINDALMAVFFLLVGLEIKRELLEGELSSLKKASLPVIAALGGMLVPAGIYFAFNTGSPTASGWGIPMATDIAFALAIISMLGKSVPTSLKVFLAALAIVDDLGAILVIAVFYTSEVHFDYLLMAAGVLAVLFLFNYLNLKALYFYLIPGVFLWYFIHHSGIHATIAGVLLAFTIPCNKTNIESPLEKLEHLLNGPVNYFIMPIFALANTNITFQKEMLGGLVSPLGMGIILGLFVGKTIGVTLFSWVAVKLKLGTLPSRSGWKHIIGLGMLAGIGFTMSIFISLLSFSDEMHVTEAKFAILCASIIAGLAGFIYLKSIHKKKALTA
- a CDS encoding L-threonylcarbamoyladenylate synthase; the protein is MLIKIYPENPNPKAIEEVVEVLKKGGIIIYPTDTIYGLGCDITNQKAVEKICRLRGIKPEKANFSFICSDLRHISDYVKPIDTATFRVLKKALPGPFTFIFNASNNVPKLLSSKKKTVGIRVPDNDIAREIVKMLGNPILSTSIRDDDEVIEYSTDPELIHEKYEDSVDLVIDGGYGDNEPSTVVDCTSGTFEIIREGKGDLESLL
- a CDS encoding FMN-binding glutamate synthase family protein yields the protein MRKAFIAIAAFLVSATLMISFAWPPFYWAFIFIGPIILLGIYDLYQPKHSIVRNYPVLGRLRYLAEDLRPKVYQYFVESDTNGKPFSRLNRSLIYQRAKRENDTIPFGTQLDVYENGYEWLSHSIAAISHTELDEDPRVLVGGPECKQPYSASIYNISAMSFGSLSQNAILALNGGAKLGNFAHNTGEGGISDYHAGPGGDLIWQIGTGYFGCRHHDGTFNFEAFGEKAKTAQVKMIEIKLSQGAKPGHGGILPAKKVTPEIARIRLVKEGFDVISPPAHSAFKTPLELVAFVQKLRELSEGKPIGFKLCIGRRSEFFAICKAMSETGIYVDFITVDGGEGGTGAAPQEFSNAVGMPLREGVAFVYDVLTGFNLKQHIKIIASGKVASGFDLVKNIALGADLCNSARGMMFALGCIQALECNSNTCPTGVATQDPSLMKGLVVEDKKVRVHNFHKLTVGSAVELLGAAGLQHTYQLSRAYINRRIAPNVMQSYMETFPYIPEGSLLKTPYPLRFELGMALSTSSSFAPTDYKVSIVDYAHANSFNDNLPTAAQS
- the trpA gene encoding tryptophan synthase subunit alpha produces the protein MNRINKLFQEKKNILSIYYTAGYPNLGDTVAIAEELERSGADLLEIGFPYSDPVADGPVIQASSKAALDAGMTLKLLFEQLKDLRKTVSIPVLLMGYVNPLLQYGVANFCKSCAEVGVDGCIVPDLPMAEYEELYAEDFKAQGLTNIFLVTPQTAPERIQKIDGLSNGFIYLLSSSATTGQNLSVSEGTEAYFSRIADLKLKNPTMIGFGISSKETFDKACQYANGAIIGTAFVKSLKADDVSGSVKEFMKTFKP